Sequence from the Deinococcus ruber genome:
TCACGTCTTTGCGGGGTTCGCCCGATTCGGTGGGCCGCTCGTCTTTCACGCTGCCGCCGAACAGGTAATACGTGCCGCTGCCCATGCTCAGAAAGAAGCCGCCCGCCAGCGCCTTGCCCTCGTGCCGCGCCAGCACCACATACGCCTCGCCGCCGTGCGCGTTGCCTTCCCTCAGCATGGTCTGGTAATAGCTCTTGGGAAAGGCTCCGAGCTTGGCGCGTTCGTTGGTGGCGGTAAAAATCTCCCAGAAGTCTTCGAAATTCTCGTCTCGGCCCACCGTCACGCCGAATTTCTGGGCGGCCCGCACGTTGCGCCGCGCCATGCTGTGCAGACCCGCAAACAGCGCGTCTTCCGGCGCGGTCAGGTCGCTGACGATGGTATGTTCCGGCTGCTCGGACTCGGTGCGCTGCCAGCGGCCAAAGCTGTCTGGAATCGCATCTGGGGCATAAAAGGTGGGCGGCTCGACCTTGATGAGCGCGTCGCTGGGCCGGGCCACCGTGCGGATCGCCGCCGCCAGACCGGGCAGCAGATCGAGCGATTCCAGCGCCGGGCCACGGGGCGCATACAGCGTGCTGAAGCCCGGCACCAGCCGTTTTCTCAGAAGCTGCATGGCCCCGACGGTGCGCCCGCTCTGCTGAATCAGGTAGCGCAGCGGCACCTGTCCCAGCGTGCGGCGGGCCTCGCCGTAGCCCCAGCCCTGAAGGGCACTGGTGATAGGCATCGAGCGCACCACCTCGTCGTACAGGTGGGCGTCGTCGGTAAGGAGAAGCTGTAGTGGCGCGGCGGAACGAGGAACAGACACGCGCCGGATGATAGCGCACCGAAATGAAGCCCCGAGTTCGGGCCGGGTCATACGAATTCCGGTTGAACAGTTCTGAAAGAACTGCGAAACCCGACCAGAGGGAGTAGGAAAAAGTACGGATTCCAGAATGGAGTTAGCCTCCGGCATTTTTTCGGAGGATAACGGAATGGCTGGAATCCGTATCAGACCCCGCTGGCGGCGAGTGCGCCCAGCAGGGCCAGCGGCGCGGTTTCGGCCCGCAGGATACGCGGTCCCAGCGTGATCGCCTGAAAGCCCACCTGGGTCAGCGCCTCCACTTCGGCATCGGAAAAGCCGCCCTCTGGCCCGCTGATCAGCGTGACCGGAGCCGACCAGTGGAGCTTGTCAAGCAGCCGCAGGCCCGAACCGGGGTGCGCCAGGAACCCCTGGCCTTCCAGCGTCAGGCGGGCGAGCGGCATGGGGGCCAGCACCTCCGGCACCAGCGCCCGCCGACTCTGCTTGCTGGCCTCGGCAGCGATGCGGCGCAGGCGCACCAGCTTCTGCTCACCGATGTCGGGCACGTCGGCGTAGCGCGTCTGAAGCAGTTGAACGCGGGCCACGCCCAGTTCGGTGGCGGCCCGCACCACGTCGCTCAGCTTGTCGCCCTTCAGCAGCGCCACTGCCAGTGTGACCGGCTGCGGCGTCTCGCGGGTGTTTTCCAGCCGCTCGCCCAGCGCCAGCAGTGCCCCGCCCTCATCCAGCCGCAGCAGCGTGGCGCTGGCCTCCGCGCCCTGCCCGTCGAACACCCGCACTTCGGCACCGGGCCGCAGCCGCAGCACCCGCAGATGGTGCAGTTCGGCGGGCGGCACGCTCATCTCGGCGCTCAGGGCGGGAACTTTCAGGCGGTGCATCTTCGGTGTCTCCTTTGAGATGGGAAGTGGGAAGTCGGACGATCTGTGTTGCCGACGTTCCTATTCCTCGCCGTTTCTGGCCGTCACCAGCACCCATTCGCCGTCCAGCCGCTCCTGCACGTCTAAAAAGCCCTCGCGTTCCAGCGCGGCCCGCACCAGCGGCAGCCGGGGTTCCAGAATTCCGGTCAGGATCAGCGGGCCGCCCGCTTTCAGCGAGGCGCGGTAATCGGGGGCCAGCAGATCGTGCAGTTCGGCGTACAGGTTGGCGACCAGCACGCCGTAGCGCTCGCTGTCCTCGATCTCTTCACCGTCCAGCGTGCCTTCCATGAAGTTCAGCCGCCGCCCGGTGACGGTGTGGTGCAGGCCCGACGCGTCTTTCTGGAAGCCGTTGGCCTCGGCGTTCTCGAAGGCGACCGGAATGGTCAGCGGGTCGATATCCAGGCCCAGCGCCTCGCTCGCGCCCAGCAGACTCGCCGCCATCGCCAGCACGCCCGACCCGGTGCCCACGTCCAGCACCGTCTGACCGTCCAGCTTCAGGGCGCTCAGTGCTTCGATCGCCATGCGGGTGGTGGCGTGATGCCCGGTGCCAAAGGCCATGCCGGGTTCGATAATCAGCGGTACCTGACCGGGCGGAACCTCGTGTAGCAGCCAGCCGGGCACCACCGTGACGCGTCCGGCCTGCACAGGCTGCAGGCTCTGTTTCCACTCGGCCTGCCAGTCGCGGTCTTCTTCCTGAAGCCACTCGCCGCCCGCCAGACCCGGCTGCTCGCTCAGGGGCTGCTCCTCCTCGAAGTACGCCCGCAGCAGGCCGCCGCGCTCCTCCAGGCCGGTTGCGCCCGCCTCCCACAGCAGGGCGGTCAGTTCCTCATCGTCAAGTGTTCCGGGCAGGCGGTAGACCAACATGCGGGCAGTGTATAGAAATTCTGTCTGAGTGGGGGCGGGCCACCCCGAATGTTCGCCGCGTATAGCCCGGGGCCGGGGCGCACAGGGGTAGAACGCTACACTGCCGCACATGAAGCTTGCCATCGTGGGAGTCGGAAAACTGGGATTGTCTCTGCTGGAAGGCATTCTGCGGCGGGGCGTGCTTCAGCCGCAGGAGATCGGGCTGCTGGACGCCAACACCGAGCGCACCGAAGCCCTGTCGGAGCGCCTGGGCGTGCAGGTGCTGGACGAGCGGCAACTGGGCAACGCGCCCCACGTGCTGCTGAGCGTGCAGCCGCGCATCCTGCCGGATATCAGCGAGTGGCTGTCTGCGCCGCTGCCCAGCGGGGAAGGGCGGGGCTATATCAGCACGCTGGCGGGCGTGAGCACCGAAACGCTCAGCCGCCGCCTGCATACCCGCCGGGTGGTGCGCGTGATGCCCAATCTGGCAGCGACCATCGGGCAGGCCCAGACCGCCATCACTGCGCCCCTCGAGGCGCACGCCGCCGGAGACGTGGCATTTGCCCGCGAGCTGTTCGGGGCAGTGGGTCAGGTCTACGAACTGAGCGAGCACCTGCTGCACGTATTTACTGGCATGAGCGCCAGCGGCCCGGCGTATCTGGCGGTGGTGGCCGAGTCGCTGGCCGACGGCGGCGTCCGAATGGGCCTGCCCAGAGCGCTGGCGCAGGAACTGGCGGCCCGGCTGATGTCGGCCAGCGGCGACCTGCTGCTCTCGCGGGCGCACCCCGGCATGCTCAAGGACGAGGTTGCCAGCCCCGGCGGCACGACCATCGCGGGCATCGAAGCGCTGGAAAAGGCGGGGGTGCGCGGCGGCCTGATCTCGGCAGTGGTGGCTGCCACGCAGCGCAGCATGGAACTGGGGAAAGATCAGGAATAGCGGGCGGCGGCAGACTGTTCCGCACCCAGAACATGCAAACTCTTTTGGGGCGGCAGTCAACCTACAGGCGTCGAAGCTGGGATGTGCGGTTATCATGCCCGGATGCGCCGTTTTCTGCCCGCTCTCGTTTGCCTCGCTCTGCTCTGTCCGGTGGGAGCGGCTCCGGCGTCGGGGTATTTCCCCAACACGCCCGGTACGCTGTGGCGCTATTCCAGCGGTGAGGTGCAGCAGACCCTGCCCGCCCGAACGGTGCGGGGCGTGCCGGTGATCCCGCTCAGCCACAGCGTCGGAACGCAGCTCGTGTCGGTGGATTATCTGGAATACAAAGGCGGGGCCGTGCTGCTGCGCGGCGTGCAGGCCGGGGGCCGCCTGAACTGGTATTCGCCGCCCCTGGTGGTGTATCCGGGGACACTGGCGGCGGGGCAGCGCTGGAGCAGTGCCAGCAGCGGGACAGCGGGCCTGCGCCTCAGCGGTCAGGTGCTGGGAGCACAGCCTCTGACCACCACGCTCGGCAGCTTCAATACCCTGGTCATCCGAAACGACGTACAGAGCGGCACCGACGCCAAGCGCGTCAGCACGCAGTTCGTGTACTTCGTGCCGGGGCTGGGTGTGGTGCGCTATCAGGCCGCCGACGGCAGCACCGTAGATCTGGTGAAATAGGCGTGTCGCCTGTGGCTTGTAGAAACAGCCCCGCCACCTTGTTTCAGCAAGGTTCCCTGGCCTTTTCTACACGCCACAAGTTGCGTGTCACACGCTCAGAAGCTGCTTCCCCCACCGATCCGCACGCCCTGATAGTACGCATACGACGCGGCGTAGCAGGCCGGGCGCTTGTACCAGCTTTTGGCGGCGCAGATGATGTCCATGTTGCTGTGAAACACCTCGTCGGTGGTCTGGCGGTTGGCGTCCGTGCGCTCGTACACCTTCAGATTGCGGTAGCCGAAGTCGTGGACATTGCAGGCGGGCCGGAAGTCTTCGCGGTAGCCCAGGCCCAGGCCATCGGGGGCGCTGCATCCGTCGCGGCTCCAGTCGAGACCCGGATAGGGGAGGGTGCTGCTGGTGGCATACGCCGCGTACTGACCGTTATAAAAGGGCACGCTGCCCCAGCCCACCGACTTGACGTAGGCGAGGCGATCTGAAGCCAGACTCAGGCCGCCGATGCGGGGAAGGTCGGGGGTGAAGGTGCGGGCCGGGCGCTCGCCGTAGGCCGTCTGGAGCGCTTCCAGCAGACCCGGATCGTTGGCGTACTGCTTCAGGATGGCCTGACTGTCTGCGTCCTGAAGCTCCGGGCGACTCTGATACTGCGAAAGGGTGCTCGTGGCTGCCGCATTCGCCTGCGGCGCGGTGGTCTGCTGTCCACACGCTGCCAGCAGCCCTGTCGTCATCAGTCCGAGTACCAAACCTGCTTTCCCCGAGCGTAGTTGCCTCAAGCCTCGTTTCATGGTCGCCCCCTGAAGGTCTGATACGGATTCCGGCCATTCCGTTATCCTCCGAAAAACCCCTGGAGGCTAACTCCATTCTGGAATCCGTCCTGTTCCTACTCCCTCTGGTCGGGTTTCGCAGGTATTTCATACCTGTTCAACCGGAATCCGTCTGAAGTGCCGAGCATAGATGTGCGGTAACGCCTCCAGCATAAGCCTGCGGCGCTTCTCCAACATGACGCCCTGATTTCAGGAACAGGTCAGCGGCGTTCGCCGTCTTTCTCGCTCTTCTTCCTGCGCCTGCGGTAGCCCAGCAGATCGGCGTACATGCGCGAGCGGTAGCCCACGCCCTTCCAGAAGCCGCGCTTCTCTTCCTTCATCACCTGACCGAGTTGGGGCAATTCCACGTAATCCCAGCGCACACCGCTGCGCTTCAGGGCGTCGGTGATGGCGGGTTCCGGCCAGCGCTCCTGCCCCAGCCCCGGCACATTCAGCAGCCAGCGCAGGCGGCAGGCCCGCTGGCCCGACAGGTGCGGCGTCAGTTTGTTGCCGAGGTCGGTCATCAGGCCGCCCCCGTCAAAAATGCCGATAGACATATCCAGCTTCCCGCTCTGAACCGGGCGCAGCAGAATATCGAGGTGGGTCGGCGTCAGGCCCAGCAGGTCGGCGTCGAGCATCAGCACGTAGTCGGCGCGGCCCTCTGCGGCCTTCAGGCCCGCGTACAGGGCTGGGCCTTTGCCCACGTTCTGGGTCAGCTCGACCACCTGTGCGCCCGCGTCACGCGCCACCTGCGCCGTGCCGTCGGTGCTGCCGTCCGATGCCACGATGACCAGCGGTGTCAGCAGCAGCGCCACCCGCACGACGTCTGCGACGGTCTGGGCCTCGTTGTAGGCGGGGATCACCACCGCGATGCTGGAGTGGGTCATACGGTCTTTCGAGGGAACTATAGCGGTTTCGCTGCCGCTGCCCCCTTCAGGAAGCGGCAGCTCAGAAGAAGCGGCTCAGATCGCGAATCACCACGAACAGCGAGAGCAGCATCACCAGGCCGAAGCCCGCCGCCGTGACCGCACTTTCCTGCGCGAAGGTCAGGGGTCTGCGGCGCAGCACGCCCACCAGCACCAGCAGAATGCGCCCGCCGTCCAGCCCCGGAATCGGCAGCAGATTGAAAAAGCCCAGCGACAGATTGATGGTGGCGGCGATCAGCACCAGCG
This genomic interval carries:
- a CDS encoding lipid II:glycine glycyltransferase FemX, yielding MPITSALQGWGYGEARRTLGQVPLRYLIQQSGRTVGAMQLLRKRLVPGFSTLYAPRGPALESLDLLPGLAAAIRTVARPSDALIKVEPPTFYAPDAIPDSFGRWQRTESEQPEHTIVSDLTAPEDALFAGLHSMARRNVRAAQKFGVTVGRDENFEDFWEIFTATNERAKLGAFPKSYYQTMLREGNAHGGEAYVVLARHEGKALAGGFFLSMGSGTYYLFGGSVKDERPTESGEPRKDVKAPTAFYWGAMLDAKAHGYTLFDFWGIPRTISEDKHSIGLVRMKESFGGEKVWYPAYSLPLSPLAPAIARVLRMRKTQNNLRKRGSADDVL
- a CDS encoding 50S ribosomal protein L11 methyltransferase; the encoded protein is MLVYRLPGTLDDEELTALLWEAGATGLEERGGLLRAYFEEEQPLSEQPGLAGGEWLQEEDRDWQAEWKQSLQPVQAGRVTVVPGWLLHEVPPGQVPLIIEPGMAFGTGHHATTRMAIEALSALKLDGQTVLDVGTGSGVLAMAASLLGASEALGLDIDPLTIPVAFENAEANGFQKDASGLHHTVTGRRLNFMEGTLDGEEIEDSERYGVLVANLYAELHDLLAPDYRASLKAGGPLILTGILEPRLPLVRAALEREGFLDVQERLDGEWVLVTARNGEE
- a CDS encoding phospholipase A2, with translation MTTGLLAACGQQTTAPQANAAATSTLSQYQSRPELQDADSQAILKQYANDPGLLEALQTAYGERPARTFTPDLPRIGGLSLASDRLAYVKSVGWGSVPFYNGQYAAYATSSTLPYPGLDWSRDGCSAPDGLGLGYREDFRPACNVHDFGYRNLKVYERTDANRQTTDEVFHSNMDIICAAKSWYKRPACYAASYAYYQGVRIGGGSSF
- the proC gene encoding pyrroline-5-carboxylate reductase — its product is MKLAIVGVGKLGLSLLEGILRRGVLQPQEIGLLDANTERTEALSERLGVQVLDERQLGNAPHVLLSVQPRILPDISEWLSAPLPSGEGRGYISTLAGVSTETLSRRLHTRRVVRVMPNLAATIGQAQTAITAPLEAHAAGDVAFARELFGAVGQVYELSEHLLHVFTGMSASGPAYLAVVAESLADGGVRMGLPRALAQELAARLMSASGDLLLSRAHPGMLKDEVASPGGTTIAGIEALEKAGVRGGLISAVVAATQRSMELGKDQE
- a CDS encoding 16S rRNA (uracil(1498)-N(3))-methyltransferase; this translates as MHRLKVPALSAEMSVPPAELHHLRVLRLRPGAEVRVFDGQGAEASATLLRLDEGGALLALGERLENTRETPQPVTLAVALLKGDKLSDVVRAATELGVARVQLLQTRYADVPDIGEQKLVRLRRIAAEASKQSRRALVPEVLAPMPLARLTLEGQGFLAHPGSGLRLLDKLHWSAPVTLISGPEGGFSDAEVEALTQVGFQAITLGPRILRAETAPLALLGALAASGV
- a CDS encoding glycosyltransferase family 2 protein, whose protein sequence is MTHSSIAVVIPAYNEAQTVADVVRVALLLTPLVIVASDGSTDGTAQVARDAGAQVVELTQNVGKGPALYAGLKAAEGRADYVLMLDADLLGLTPTHLDILLRPVQSGKLDMSIGIFDGGGLMTDLGNKLTPHLSGQRACRLRWLLNVPGLGQERWPEPAITDALKRSGVRWDYVELPQLGQVMKEEKRGFWKGVGYRSRMYADLLGYRRRRKKSEKDGERR